Proteins from a single region of Juglans microcarpa x Juglans regia isolate MS1-56 chromosome 5S, Jm3101_v1.0, whole genome shotgun sequence:
- the LOC121268346 gene encoding outer envelope pore protein 16-3, chloroplastic/mitochondrial yields MDIDPAERRYLEEEDSPLMKTMKGATTGFAAGTIFGTIAATWYDVPRVERNIALPGLIRTLKMMGNYGVTFAAIGGVYIGVEQLVQNYRMKRDFVNGAVGGFVAGATVLGFKGRSIKTAISAGTALAVTSALIDAGGQTTRIDNGKEYYPYTTKKRSTVD; encoded by the exons ATGGATATTGACCCTGCAGAACGTAGGTATTTGGAGGAAGAGGATAGTCCACTGATGAAGACAATGAAAGGTGCAACAACAGGTTTTGCTGCCGGGACTATTTTTGGGACCATTGCTGCCACATGGTATGATGTGCCTCGTGTTGAGAGAAACATTGCTCTTCCGGGGCTTATAAGAACCCTGAAGATGATGGGTAACTATGGGGTGACATTTGCTGCAATTGGGGGAGTTTACATTGGTGTTGAGCAGCTTGTGCAGAATTACAGGATGAAGAGAGACTTTGTCAATGGAGCTGTTGGCGGTTTTGTGGCTGGCGCAACTGTTCTAGGTTTCAAAG GAAGGAGCATTAAAACAGCAATTTCTGCTGGAACAGCATTGGCAGTCACTTCTGCTTTAATTGATGCTGGCGGTCAGACTACAAGAATTGATAATGGCAAGGAATACTACCCTTACACCACCAAGAAAAGATCCACCGTCGATTGA